The genomic region TCTTTTTCCAATTGCCTCAGCCTGTTTACCCAAATTTatcagaaagaaagaaaaggcaCAATAACAAGCTTCTTCTTGCAAAAAGGTAATAAGGTCATTGACAATTGATTGCTATTGACTATTTATTATACTCATAGATTTTTACTCTTAGTATTGATATTAATGTTATGTGTAGACTCGGAAGCCAGAAATCTAGATTCAGCTAATCCAACAAATGAGAATTAAAATTACTGCAGCATGACTAATATCAGTTCTTGCTTCTTGCCATTTTGTGGGCCTAAAGATCATACCTCTGATGGGTTTGTATTACCCCAATCAACAGCAAACTTTATGGAGTGACATAAATCAACAGGAGAGACAGGCCAGTAGTTCAACTTAGGAATGAGACCACGAGTGAAGATATCTTCATATTTTGGGGAAATTAATAGAGCAAGAGAACCACAAGATAGGATATATTTTAAGCTTACAGACCAAGCATAGCCTTCAGCATAGATTTTATAACTGCagaaaaaagggtaaaaaaaatataacgtCAGTACATTACATTTAAGTTCAAACACTGAATGATGCACTTTTGAGCCTCAGCACTAACGTTCCTAAACTCCATTAACAGATGCAGCCCTCATTCAAATTAACCCCAGAAAGGGAATGCAATTCAAGTGGATAGAATTATCAAGTTACAAAGTCTGACAAAGTTTCACTCAATgacagaaaaaaaagagaaaagtttgggggggggggggggggggtgcaGTAGTACTTCAAATCGAAATTGCAAACTGCAAATGCTAGGACTACAAATCTAACTTTGTAAACTTTAAAATTGATGTGCTACTATATGAGACACAATAAAAAGAGAACAACTGAGACATCTGCTCTGCAGGTAAGATCACACGAAAAAGATTCTCACCGATGCTTACACTGATTGGATAGTTTGGACTGCGCAAATCCACCCTTTGCTTCTTCTGCCCAGTTCTGCAATGCACAATAAAAAGCAACATTATCAAATAACTTATTTTGTCATTATTGCACTTAAAGCACATAATTTTGGCCGTTCGACCTATCATGTCTACAATAGAAATTCAAGCATTCACATTGTAATTTCAACCCAACCTGACGAATAATTTGTGCACCCCACTGCCTAGAGTGATTGCACTGCATAAGCTCCTGGCGAATTGGAGATTCGACATCTGGATTTCCTTTCCAAAATGCCCAGGGCAACTTCCTTGTCCAATTTTCAGCTTGTGAACCCTGTTTAATATCTTTGAATTGCTCATCCCAGGGCTGTATATTTGTCTCTGGCCTGTAGACAAGTCATTTACCTTAAAGACATGTAAAAGAACTCAAATCATAACCAACACTCATACTAATTGTAAACCACATCTCTTATATCGTCATCTGTAGCTGAGGCTAATAGAAATTCCCAGATAGATAAAAACAATGCCATTTGCAAAGACATAGGTGTCcaaaatacatatataaaggATTTACATAACTAGAGAAAACTTTAAATAAAGCACTTAGCTTGACATTCAAATCAAACGAGTGATTTAACACGAATCATATGGATGGCATTATCAATGAAACAACTATAACCAGGCacattcaattaattaatcaacttGCATATGCATACAGGCATGCAATATTGTTAAGATTAGCATCTCTTGGATattttcatacaattcatactTCAAATCGTCTATTCAATTTAACATTCTATCCATATAGAATTATCACTAAGTTAAGTTATATAGGTCATATCAGGTTTGCTGCAATTTGGGTTTCGTAAATTCAGGTTTGGAGTTACTCATATAGTCAACTTTTTCCAACTCTAAGTCTCTAACATTGATTGTGGACACGATCTTGTAGCGAATGTAGACAATTTACAATCTCACAAAATAATTTGTGATTCAATGATTCTTACCAACCCCAAAAAGACCAGTCAGGAAAAGGGATGTCAAAGTGAGACTCAGTCGTACAATACCGGAACAGGGGCAACGGAAAAGACCCATGTTCGATTCTATCAATAGTAGGCTTGTCCATGCAATCAAACATCATATCCACATCAGGAACCATCCCAGGGTACCTTTTCAGAAGCTGTAACAATCCCCATATTGTAAACATCAATCTACTCTGTACACAAGCATAATATAAATCAACATACAATCTTCCCTCAACGATTACAACCCGAAGAGCAGCGTGTTGCTTGGCCTGCATTGTGTGGTTAATTGATATTCGGGTTTTGGCCCATGGTTCAAGATCACGGTAAATGAACTTGAAAAAGTTTGGGCATTTTTCAGAAACTTGAGAGGACATGAAACGGCGGCGTTGCTTCTTCTGCTCCTCCGAGAGTCGAGCGGCGTCGTTGGTGGCGTGGCGACAAGTGAGATAGGAGCATTGGATGATTTTGTAAGCGCGGGCTTGTCGGGTTTCTCCTGTGAATTTTTTTGCCGGGAAAATGTGCCATGGCGTTGGCTCTAAATTGTGTCCCGCAACTGTTTTCGTTTGTGAAGCAAAATCATCCACCTATTCCATAGAATTCCcccaaaagaaacaaaaccgTTACAACATTTCTCTTTTCATTACCACGTTTTACATCAAAACAAAATGGTATTCgtaaaagataaaacaaagGACCTTGTAGATGAGGAGGGCGGCGAgggagaggaaagaaagagcgACGACAGAGTAGAAGAGATAGGAAGTAGAGCGAGGGTGGTGGATTCGAGGGTGTGGACAACCCATGCTTGATTTTTTGGCTTCTGCAT from Theobroma cacao cultivar B97-61/B2 chromosome 9, Criollo_cocoa_genome_V2, whole genome shotgun sequence harbors:
- the LOC18590493 gene encoding protein O-glucosyltransferase 1 — protein: MGCPHPRIHHPRSTSYLFYSVVALSFLSLAALLIYKVDDFASQTKTVAGHNLEPTPWHIFPAKKFTGETRQARAYKIIQCSYLTCRHATNDAARLSEEQKKQRRRFMSSQVSEKCPNFFKFIYRDLEPWAKTRISINHTMQAKQHAALRVVIVEGRLYVDLYYACVQSRLMFTIWGLLQLLKRYPGMVPDVDMMFDCMDKPTIDRIEHGSFPLPLFRYCTTESHFDIPFPDWSFWGWPETNIQPWDEQFKDIKQGSQAENWTRKLPWAFWKGNPDVESPIRQELMQCNHSRQWGAQIIRQNWAEEAKGGFAQSKLSNQCKHRYKIYAEGYAWSVSLKYILSCGSLALLISPKYEDIFTRGLIPKLNYWPVSPVDLCHSIKFAVDWGNTNPSEAEAIGKRGQQLMESLSMDQVYDYMFHLISEYSKLQDFKPVPPSSAQEVCEESLLCLAEPKQKEYLKRAAAVGSPTPPCSLAKPPNSNFFNILTEHKKKLIQHVKDMEMQNALRHMI